The following are from one region of the Nitrososphaerota archaeon genome:
- a CDS encoding replication factor C small subunit, which translates to MSSLPWIEKYRPKTLDEVVDQEEVISSLKSILKTKAIPHMLFTGPPGVGKTATAHALARDLYGPKYIAQGLFLEINASDERGIQVIREKVKTFARSVSFSDVGFRILLLDESDQLTPEAQHSLRRTMELYSSTCRFILAANYSNRIIEPIQSRCAIFRFKPLQKDKVVAYLRKIAEMEKIEVTDKALEEIYEFSEGDLRKCINALQAASTYSEVIDEKIIYKVFGQVNRGNVRKMIELALANKFEDSLKVLREILYIEGTSSNDLINALFKEIMKLNLPDEKKLRLIDFLGEIDYRISEGATPEIQLMAFLTKLVS; encoded by the coding sequence ATGTCTTCATTACCATGGATTGAAAAATATAGACCTAAAACATTAGATGAAGTAGTAGATCAAGAAGAAGTTATTTCAAGTTTAAAATCAATATTAAAAACAAAAGCAATCCCTCATATGCTTTTTACAGGTCCACCTGGAGTTGGAAAAACTGCTACTGCTCATGCATTAGCAAGAGATCTTTATGGTCCAAAATATATTGCTCAAGGACTTTTCTTGGAAATAAATGCAAGTGATGAAAGAGGCATACAAGTAATTAGGGAAAAAGTAAAAACATTTGCAAGATCTGTTTCATTCAGTGATGTAGGTTTTAGAATTCTTCTTTTAGATGAAAGTGATCAATTAACTCCAGAAGCACAACATAGTCTTAGAAGAACGATGGAATTATATTCAAGTACATGTAGATTTATTTTAGCAGCAAATTATAGCAATAGAATAATTGAGCCAATACAATCACGATGTGCAATTTTCAGATTTAAACCTTTGCAGAAAGATAAAGTTGTAGCATATTTAAGAAAAATTGCAGAAATGGAAAAAATTGAAGTAACAGATAAAGCTTTAGAGGAAATATATGAATTCTCGGAAGGAGATTTAAGAAAATGTATTAATGCTTTGCAAGCAGCATCTACTTATAGTGAAGTAATCGATGAAAAAATCATTTATAAAGTTTTTGGACAAGTAAATAGAGGAAATGTTAGAAAAATGATAGAATTAGCATTAGCAAATAAATTTGAAGATTCATTAAAAGTTTTAAGGGAAATTTTATACATCGAAGGAACATCAAGTAATGATTTAATAAACGCTTTATTTAAAGAAATAATGAAACTTAATTTGCCTGATGAGAAAAAACTTAGGTTAATCGATTTCTTAGGAGAAATAGATTATAGAATTTCTGAAGGTGCTACTCCTGAAATACAGTTAATGGCTTTTCTTACAAAATTAGTTTCATAA
- a CDS encoding ABC transporter ATP-binding protein has protein sequence MAIIEIDDLSFQYYGKKQYALEKINLEINEGELVLLLGRSGSGKSTLIKCINGLIPNRYEGNYNGNVFVNGLRVKGANLAKLSEIVGTIMQEVGKQLILPNVEDDVAFGPCNLCLPREEVKKRVYEALKSVNALHLINKDVTELSGGEKQRVAIAGILAMNPKIILMDEPLANLDSEGVKLMQEQIKKLHKNGKTIIIAEHRAEEILNIGVNRIIIMDNGKIIKETENEEDLLIFSNSIKIPARIFLKNKVQNIKEITFPIIPKPSIGSLAVKFENVSFSYNGNLALKNINLEIYEGEKIALLGNNGAGKSTLSKLMLGLLKPTSGKVIVYGMDTREKEVYEIAPYIGLVFQDPFNMLFAKTVKEELSYGPKNINVPIEEINRRIKETVKSCNIEHLVDYSPFASSYGEKKRICVGSILTMLPKILILDEPTAGQDYFSYTSFMNFILTLKDKVRTFILITHDTDLAIEYSDRTIILANGCIIADGPTREILANPENLEKGKIRETSLVETGRKITNGKMLLKLDEIKKLYEHF, from the coding sequence ATGGCGATAATTGAAATTGATGATTTAAGTTTTCAATATTATGGTAAAAAACAATATGCATTAGAGAAAATTAATTTAGAAATAAATGAAGGAGAATTAGTTTTACTTTTAGGTAGAAGTGGAAGCGGAAAATCTACTCTTATAAAATGTATTAATGGTTTAATTCCAAATAGATATGAAGGTAATTATAATGGAAATGTTTTCGTTAATGGTTTAAGAGTTAAGGGTGCAAATTTAGCGAAATTGTCTGAAATTGTAGGAACAATAATGCAAGAAGTAGGAAAACAACTTATTTTACCTAATGTGGAAGATGATGTAGCTTTTGGTCCTTGTAATTTATGTCTACCACGTGAAGAAGTTAAAAAAAGAGTATATGAAGCATTAAAATCTGTTAATGCTTTACATCTTATAAATAAGGATGTTACAGAATTAAGTGGTGGAGAAAAACAAAGAGTTGCTATAGCAGGAATTTTAGCTATGAATCCAAAAATAATCTTAATGGATGAGCCTTTAGCAAATCTTGATAGTGAAGGTGTAAAATTAATGCAAGAGCAAATAAAAAAACTTCATAAAAATGGTAAAACAATAATAATTGCTGAACATAGAGCTGAAGAAATTCTTAATATCGGTGTTAATCGTATAATTATTATGGATAATGGTAAAATTATAAAAGAAACAGAAAATGAAGAAGATTTATTAATTTTTTCAAATTCGATAAAAATTCCTGCTAGAATTTTTTTAAAAAATAAAGTACAAAATATTAAGGAGATTACTTTTCCAATAATTCCTAAACCATCTATTGGAAGTCTTGCAGTGAAATTTGAAAATGTTTCTTTCTCATATAATGGTAATCTTGCATTAAAAAATATTAATTTAGAAATATATGAAGGGGAAAAAATAGCTCTTCTTGGAAATAATGGTGCAGGTAAAAGTACCCTTTCAAAATTAATGCTAGGTCTTCTCAAACCAACAAGTGGAAAAGTAATTGTATATGGAATGGATACTAGGGAAAAAGAGGTTTATGAAATAGCTCCTTATATTGGTCTTGTTTTTCAAGATCCATTTAATATGCTTTTTGCTAAAACTGTTAAAGAAGAACTTTCATATGGTCCAAAAAACATAAATGTTCCAATTGAAGAAATAAATAGAAGAATTAAAGAAACGGTTAAGAGTTGCAATATTGAACATTTAGTAGATTATTCACCTTTTGCTAGTAGCTATGGAGAAAAGAAAAGAATTTGTGTTGGTTCAATTTTAACAATGTTGCCAAAAATTCTTATACTTGATGAACCAACCGCAGGTCAAGATTATTTTAGTTATACTTCTTTTATGAATTTTATTCTTACTTTAAAAGATAAAGTAAGAACATTTATTCTAATAACACATGATACTGATTTAGCTATAGAATATTCTGATAGAACAATAATATTAGCTAATGGATGTATTATAGCTGATGGTCCTACAAGAGAAATTTTAGCAAATCCTGAAAATCTAGAAAAAGGAAAAATAAGAGAAACAAGTCTTGTTGAAACCGGAAGGAAAATTACTAATGGAAAAATGCTATTAAAATTAGATGAAATAAAAAAATTATATGAGCATTTTTAA
- a CDS encoding ORC1-type DNA replication protein: MSKIFLYEEKLSLEYVPPKLPHREKELEMLNIFFKSFIKEEKCISPRVLISGSVGTGKTALCKLFGEKVENEAKKYGIKISFIYLNCRLHRTLFTILKRIGEQLKIPFPTRGFSNEELIHGIIDYLDNKKIRLILALDEIESLLKEEGPEAFYFLTRIGEERNKKSINPSLICILRNPEVLRILDESSRSSLQNNFIHLKEYNEEQLYEIIKYRAKEAFYENAITEETMRFIAEISSERGDARYAIELLWRAGKFAEAENSEKVMPEHVRKASASIYPTIKKENLMYLNIHEKLILMALARSLKKSGEVYVTSIELNEFYKMICEEYSIEPKAYTRFWEYLQKLEDLGYVRIKVLSKGIRGRKSYISLLEIPASILENELSKLINIDKNKRWF, from the coding sequence ATGAGTAAAATATTTCTATATGAAGAAAAATTATCTTTAGAATACGTCCCTCCAAAGCTCCCTCATCGTGAAAAAGAATTGGAAATGTTAAATATTTTCTTTAAGAGTTTTATTAAGGAAGAAAAATGCATCTCTCCTAGAGTATTAATTTCTGGTTCTGTTGGAACAGGGAAAACTGCTTTATGTAAATTATTTGGTGAAAAAGTAGAAAATGAAGCAAAAAAATATGGTATAAAAATTAGTTTCATTTATTTAAATTGTAGACTTCATAGAACTTTATTTACAATACTTAAAAGAATTGGTGAGCAACTTAAAATTCCTTTTCCAACAAGAGGTTTTTCTAATGAAGAATTAATTCATGGAATAATAGACTATTTAGATAATAAAAAAATTAGATTGATTTTAGCATTAGATGAAATAGAATCTCTTTTAAAAGAAGAGGGTCCAGAAGCATTTTATTTTCTTACAAGAATAGGAGAAGAAAGAAATAAAAAATCTATTAATCCATCATTAATATGCATACTTAGAAATCCTGAAGTTTTAAGAATTCTTGATGAAAGCTCAAGAAGCTCTCTTCAAAATAATTTTATTCATTTAAAAGAATATAATGAAGAACAACTTTATGAAATAATCAAATATAGAGCAAAAGAAGCATTTTATGAAAATGCGATTACTGAAGAAACTATGAGATTTATAGCAGAGATATCAAGTGAAAGAGGGGATGCTAGGTATGCTATAGAGCTTCTTTGGAGAGCTGGAAAATTTGCTGAAGCAGAAAATTCAGAAAAAGTTATGCCTGAACATGTTAGAAAAGCTTCTGCAAGCATTTATCCTACAATAAAAAAGGAAAATTTAATGTATTTGAATATTCATGAAAAATTAATTTTAATGGCATTAGCAAGAAGTCTAAAGAAAAGTGGAGAAGTATACGTGACTTCTATTGAATTAAATGAATTTTATAAAATGATATGTGAAGAATATTCTATTGAACCTAAAGCTTACACAAGATTTTGGGAATACTTACAAAAACTTGAGGATTTAGGATATGTAAGAATAAAAGTTTTAAGTAAAGGGATAAGAGGTAGAAAATCATATATTTCATTACTAGAAATACCTGCTTCTATTTTAGAAAATGAATTATCAAAACTTATTAATATTGATAAAAATAAGAGATGGTTTTAA
- a CDS encoding minichromosome maintenance protein MCM, whose amino-acid sequence MVEETIEEKLIKFFKSEKYRELIARAAAMSEKSIPIDFNDIIAYDKDFSHDLVENPLKYLPLLDFAAYKQLEIEAPEYASQVKEFHARITNLPIITPLREIRSAHLRKLIMVDGIVVRATNVRPLLKKGVFRCSICGALMEIEQTSSLKIEAPKRCRNPACKATGSKLILDYENSEYTDYQVIGLQEKPEDLPPGQLPRVIEVRLKDDLVDKARPGDRVVVVGILSSTQEKTTQTTMRVFKPYIEAINIETLAKEPETIQITPEEEKMFLEMASDPFIHKKIIDSIAPSIYGLEHIKEAIMLLLFGGRTKVFPDNVRVRGDINILLIGDPGTAKSVLLQYVARIAPRGLYTSGRGSTAAGLTAAVLREKAGGMVLEAGALVLADKGVCCIDEIDKMRPEDRVAIHEAMATQTISIAKGGIVATLNARTSILAAANPALGRFDPYRQFIENVNLPITILSRFDLIFVLRDVPEIEQDKKVASHLITLHATGAPKVSPPIPPEILKKYIAYAKRIEPVLSEEALKVLEDFYLKMRKSYEETSTVAITARQLESLIRLTEARARAALRKIATAEDAGAVVLLMKKSLSEVGIDVETGKMDIDILMTGKPKSIRDKILMVVDKIKEIEEKEGIVEEDALRNELKKDGLTDIEISKILNQLITDGRIYSPKPRMYKMA is encoded by the coding sequence ATGGTAGAGGAAACAATAGAAGAGAAACTTATTAAATTTTTTAAATCTGAGAAATATAGAGAGTTAATTGCTAGAGCTGCAGCAATGAGTGAAAAATCTATTCCTATAGACTTTAATGATATTATAGCATATGATAAAGATTTTTCACATGATTTAGTTGAGAATCCATTAAAATACTTACCTTTATTAGATTTTGCAGCTTATAAACAATTAGAAATTGAAGCACCAGAATATGCATCACAAGTAAAAGAATTTCATGCAAGAATTACAAATTTACCTATTATAACACCATTAAGAGAAATAAGATCAGCACATTTAAGGAAACTTATAATGGTAGATGGAATAGTTGTTAGAGCTACAAATGTTAGACCTTTACTTAAAAAAGGTGTTTTTAGATGTAGTATATGTGGAGCATTAATGGAGATTGAGCAAACATCATCTTTAAAAATAGAAGCCCCCAAACGTTGTAGAAATCCAGCCTGTAAAGCAACTGGGTCAAAATTAATATTAGATTATGAAAATTCAGAGTATACTGATTATCAAGTAATTGGTTTACAAGAAAAGCCTGAAGATTTACCTCCAGGACAATTACCAAGAGTTATAGAAGTAAGACTTAAAGACGATTTGGTTGATAAAGCAAGACCAGGAGATAGAGTTGTAGTAGTTGGTATACTTAGTTCTACACAAGAAAAAACTACTCAAACAACAATGAGAGTTTTTAAACCATACATTGAAGCAATTAATATAGAAACATTAGCAAAAGAACCTGAAACAATTCAAATAACACCTGAAGAAGAAAAAATGTTTCTTGAAATGGCTTCTGATCCATTTATTCATAAAAAAATAATAGATTCGATTGCTCCTTCAATATATGGGCTTGAGCATATTAAAGAGGCAATAATGCTTTTATTATTTGGTGGAAGGACTAAAGTTTTTCCAGATAATGTAAGGGTTAGAGGAGACATAAATATTTTATTGATAGGAGACCCAGGTACTGCAAAAAGTGTTTTATTACAATATGTTGCAAGAATAGCACCCAGAGGGTTATATACTTCTGGAAGAGGTTCTACAGCTGCTGGTTTAACAGCAGCTGTTTTAAGAGAGAAAGCAGGTGGAATGGTTTTAGAAGCAGGAGCACTTGTTTTAGCTGATAAAGGGGTTTGTTGTATAGATGAAATAGATAAAATGAGGCCTGAAGATAGAGTTGCAATACATGAAGCAATGGCAACACAAACAATTAGTATAGCAAAAGGTGGAATAGTCGCAACATTAAATGCAAGAACATCGATTCTTGCTGCAGCAAACCCAGCTTTAGGAAGATTTGATCCATATAGACAATTTATTGAGAATGTTAATTTACCAATAACAATTTTATCAAGATTTGATTTGATATTTGTTTTAAGAGATGTGCCAGAAATTGAACAAGACAAAAAAGTTGCTTCTCATTTAATTACTTTACATGCAACAGGTGCTCCTAAAGTTTCTCCACCTATTCCACCTGAAATATTGAAAAAGTATATAGCATATGCAAAAAGAATAGAGCCTGTTTTAAGTGAAGAAGCTTTAAAAGTATTAGAAGATTTTTATTTAAAAATGAGGAAAAGTTATGAAGAGACATCAACTGTAGCTATTACTGCTAGACAACTTGAGTCTTTAATTAGATTAACAGAAGCTAGGGCAAGAGCTGCTCTTAGAAAAATTGCAACTGCAGAAGATGCAGGAGCTGTAGTTCTATTAATGAAAAAATCCTTATCAGAAGTTGGAATAGATGTTGAAACGGGAAAAATGGATATAGATATATTAATGACAGGAAAACCTAAAAGTATTAGAGATAAAATTTTAATGGTAGTAGATAAAATAAAAGAAATAGAGGAAAAAGAGGGAATAGTTGAAGAAGATGCTCTTAGAAATGAATTGAAAAAAGATGGTTTAACCGATATTGAAATTTCTAAAATATTAAATCAATTAATTACCGATGGAAGAATATATTCTCCAAAACCTAGAATGTATAAAATGGCCTAG
- a CDS encoding replication factor C large subunit — protein sequence MTIPWVEKYRPKKVSEVIGNKEAIQKFLEWINSWEKGKPIKKAALLYGPPGVGKTSLVLAYALEKNYDIIEMNASDWRNASKMNEVAGVASQQSTLLGSNKRIIVIDEVDGIAGKEDIGGLSVLNKIVSETRVPIVLIANDAWQPRLAPLREKSELIEFKKVHKASIVSLLKKICEMEKIKYDEEVLKNIAERSTGDVRSAINDLQAIGEGKEEINNEDLIALGYRDRLKQVFDSLVLVFHGKSLNEASKATINLDIDPETFFIWILDNAIIRIKDTKILEKVLNYLAKADLYFARISKKQEWSYMKYAIPLMTGGVAISTKDYKGGFIKFSFPQKIRLLNSIKDYVDKKNAISKKIVAKCHTSSYTASKDILPFIKIIFLNNEEATKKISKFFNFEKEEIDFIKNEL from the coding sequence ATGACTATTCCATGGGTAGAAAAATATCGTCCAAAGAAAGTATCTGAAGTGATTGGAAATAAAGAAGCTATTCAAAAATTCCTTGAATGGATTAATTCTTGGGAAAAAGGTAAACCTATTAAAAAAGCTGCTTTATTATATGGCCCACCTGGAGTTGGAAAAACAAGTTTAGTTTTGGCATATGCTTTAGAAAAAAATTATGATATAATTGAAATGAATGCTAGTGATTGGAGAAATGCTAGTAAAATGAATGAGGTAGCTGGAGTAGCTTCTCAACAATCAACTCTTTTAGGTTCGAATAAACGTATAATAGTTATTGATGAAGTTGATGGAATTGCTGGAAAAGAAGATATAGGAGGATTATCTGTTTTAAATAAAATAGTATCTGAAACACGTGTTCCAATTGTATTAATCGCGAACGATGCTTGGCAACCTAGACTTGCACCTTTAAGAGAAAAAAGTGAGTTAATAGAATTTAAGAAAGTACATAAAGCATCAATAGTTTCCCTTTTGAAAAAAATATGCGAAATGGAAAAAATTAAATATGATGAAGAAGTTTTAAAGAATATTGCAGAAAGATCTACTGGAGACGTTAGATCTGCAATTAATGATCTTCAAGCTATTGGAGAAGGTAAAGAGGAAATAAATAATGAAGACTTAATAGCGTTAGGCTATAGAGATCGTTTAAAGCAAGTTTTCGATAGTTTAGTTTTAGTATTTCATGGAAAAAGTTTAAACGAAGCAAGTAAAGCTACAATAAACCTAGATATAGATCCTGAAACGTTCTTTATATGGATTTTAGATAATGCAATAATTCGAATAAAAGATACAAAAATATTAGAAAAAGTATTAAATTATTTAGCAAAAGCAGATTTATATTTTGCTAGAATATCTAAAAAGCAAGAATGGAGTTATATGAAATATGCAATTCCATTAATGACAGGAGGTGTAGCAATATCTACTAAAGATTATAAAGGTGGATTTATAAAATTCTCTTTTCCTCAAAAAATAAGATTATTAAATAGTATTAAAGATTATGTAGATAAGAAAAATGCTATTTCTAAGAAAATAGTTGCTAAATGTCATACTTCATCTTATACTGCTTCAAAAGATATTTTACCATTTATAAAAATAATTTTCTTAAATAATGAAGAAGCTACTAAAAAAATATCAAAATTTTTCAATTTTGAAAAAGAAGAAATCGATTTTATAAAAAATGAATTATAA
- a CDS encoding ECF transporter S component: MVEKREFLSVTSIVAMGIGTALYAAFNVFFNIFQLPGTQLVALRPSVAIPMFFGFVFGPIVGFVAGFLGNIISDAISWGGFWWNWDVGNGLLGLIPGLAIFLIKKEATSKSKGLILCSILSIIASIIGMGFAAYTDYIFGYGISTIEEATYALFLPAAITDAVNGAIITPILVAAYSAAVKGRARRA, translated from the coding sequence ATGGTTGAAAAAAGGGAATTTTTAAGTGTAACAAGTATTGTAGCAATGGGCATTGGAACAGCTCTTTATGCAGCATTCAACGTATTCTTTAATATTTTTCAATTACCAGGAACACAACTTGTAGCTCTTAGACCAAGCGTAGCAATTCCAATGTTTTTCGGCTTTGTATTTGGACCAATAGTAGGCTTTGTAGCTGGTTTCTTAGGAAATATTATAAGCGATGCTATTAGTTGGGGTGGCTTTTGGTGGAATTGGGATGTTGGAAATGGATTACTTGGCTTAATTCCTGGATTAGCAATATTCTTGATAAAAAAAGAAGCAACTAGTAAGAGTAAAGGATTAATACTTTGTTCAATTTTGTCTATTATAGCTTCAATTATTGGAATGGGTTTTGCAGCTTATACAGATTATATTTTTGGTTATGGAATTTCTACAATAGAAGAGGCAACTTACGCCTTATTCCTTCCTGCAGCAATTACAGATGCAGTTAATGGTGCTATTATAACTCCTATCTTAGTTGCCGCCTATTCAGCTGCTGTTAAAGGTAGAGCAAGGAGGGCTTAA
- a CDS encoding winged helix-turn-helix domain-containing protein, with product MKVFEIEDVLSSRGRVKILKILSELEEINITQISKRAMLNYETTLMHLKKLIEMGIVIEKRFGKIRIFKINKENKFTLRIVDFIKTWEKEKFF from the coding sequence ATGAAAGTATTTGAAATTGAAGATGTTTTATCTTCACGAGGAAGAGTAAAAATATTAAAAATATTAAGCGAATTAGAAGAGATAAATATTACTCAAATTTCTAAAAGAGCGATGTTAAATTATGAAACTACATTAATGCATTTAAAAAAACTTATTGAAATGGGAATTGTAATAGAAAAAAGATTTGGTAAGATAAGAATATTTAAAATTAATAAAGAAAATAAATTTACTTTGAGAATAGTAGATTTTATAAAAACATGGGAAAAAGAAAAATTCTTTTAA
- a CDS encoding energy-coupling factor transporter transmembrane component T, translating to MSESRFIKYIEGESIIHNLDPRAKIIFVFSILFSLTISLSIILLIPLLIISFLFYLLAKLPFKKTITTWKFILLIIVVLSMLNLLTISILYKHGGNVIFGIFGLAITDEMIRRAIFPVIKLLSLAIVTITLVFTTPPKLYAPALGQMYIPYKLAYIIQLAFRYIPEYIAEMQKTLEAQMARGFKPKGGKNPLAKILSIVPLIVPVTISAALSIYDIADAMELRGFGEKKNHTWYRKLNFNRKDISLIILSILIILFYILSYFYLNFPY from the coding sequence ATGAGCGAATCTCGATTTATAAAATACATTGAAGGAGAAAGTATAATACATAATCTCGACCCGCGTGCTAAAATAATTTTTGTTTTTTCTATACTATTCTCTCTAACAATCTCTCTTTCTATAATTTTACTAATACCTTTACTTATAATATCTTTTTTATTTTATTTATTAGCTAAATTACCTTTTAAAAAAACTATTACAACATGGAAATTTATACTACTAATAATAGTAGTACTTTCTATGCTTAATCTTCTTACTATTTCTATTTTATATAAACATGGTGGAAATGTTATTTTTGGAATTTTTGGATTAGCGATTACTGATGAAATGATTCGAAGAGCTATTTTTCCAGTAATAAAATTATTATCCTTAGCAATAGTAACAATAACTCTTGTTTTTACAACTCCACCAAAACTTTATGCACCAGCATTAGGACAAATGTATATTCCATATAAACTTGCTTATATAATACAACTTGCTTTTAGATACATACCAGAGTATATAGCAGAAATGCAAAAAACTTTAGAAGCACAAATGGCAAGAGGTTTTAAGCCTAAAGGGGGGAAAAATCCTTTAGCAAAAATTTTATCAATTGTTCCATTAATAGTTCCGGTTACGATATCTGCAGCTCTTTCAATATATGATATAGCTGATGCAATGGAATTGCGAGGTTTTGGAGAAAAGAAAAATCATACATGGTATAGAAAACTTAATTTCAATAGAAAAGATATATCTTTAATTATATTATCTATTCTCATAATATTGTTTTATATTCTCTCATATTTCTATCTCAATTTTCCTTATTAA
- a CDS encoding TatD family hydrolase — protein sequence MIDVHCHLEDEVFDKNREEVIENAKNTGVKAIITSGLGYNSAIKALNISDGKYIFLSIGLPPYDLSDFNKIIYFIEKNIDKIIAIGEVGLDYYLGKEDTKEEQIKCFKYFIKLAKDYDLPLIVHSRSAGKYAIEILINEKAEKVVLHAFDGKTKYALKGIEYGYYFSIPPSIVRSKQKQNLVKVLPIDFLMLESDSPVLGPIANEINEPKNIIFSVNKIAEIKNMSIKEVIEITTNNAKKVFNINI from the coding sequence ATGATAGATGTTCATTGCCATTTAGAAGATGAAGTATTTGATAAAAATAGAGAAGAAGTTATTGAAAATGCAAAAAATACAGGAGTAAAAGCTATTATAACTTCAGGGCTTGGCTATAATTCAGCTATAAAAGCATTAAACATTTCTGATGGAAAATATATTTTTTTATCAATTGGCTTACCTCCGTATGATTTAAGCGATTTTAATAAAATTATTTATTTTATAGAAAAAAATATTGATAAAATTATTGCAATAGGAGAAGTTGGATTAGATTATTATTTAGGAAAAGAAGATACAAAGGAAGAACAAATAAAATGTTTTAAATATTTTATTAAATTAGCTAAAGATTATGATTTACCATTAATAGTTCATTCAAGAAGTGCTGGAAAATATGCTATTGAAATTTTAATAAATGAAAAAGCTGAAAAAGTTGTTTTACATGCTTTTGATGGAAAAACAAAATATGCTTTAAAAGGAATTGAATATGGATATTATTTTTCAATTCCTCCATCAATTGTTAGATCTAAACAAAAACAAAATTTAGTTAAAGTTCTTCCAATAGATTTTTTAATGCTTGAAAGCGATTCTCCAGTTTTAGGTCCAATTGCAAATGAAATAAACGAACCAAAAAACATAATTTTTTCAGTAAATAAAATAGCTGAAATAAAGAATATGTCTATAAAGGAAGTAATTGAGATTACAACTAATAATGCAAAAAAAGTTTTTAACATAAATATATAA